CGTGCCGAGAATCAGGAGGTCGAGGCCCGAAAGCCACGTCCGCACCGTCTCCTCCGGGATGTCGATGGCGTCGGTCACGTAGGCGGCGCGGAAGCCGGAGCCGTCCAGCCGGAAGGCATGGCTGTGCCCGTTCGCCCCGTGGGGGACGCGGAAGGCGCGGACATGAACTCCCGCAACGCGCAGCCCGTCTTCGGGCAGGACTCGCACCGGGAACTCCCGGCGGAAGGCGTACCGGAAGCGGTCCTCGATCTGCGGGAGGACCTCGGCGGGCGCGTAGATCGGGAGGGGAGCCAGCGCCGTCTGCCCAGCCGGAGCGCCATTCATAGGCAGGTCCCCCCCCGCGTAGACGGCATAGTCGAGCAGGTCACCGAGTCCCAGCAGATGGTCGTTGTGCGCGTGCGAGACGACCACAGCGTCCGGCACGAGCGGCCCCGGCAGCCGGGCGAGTTGCCCGTGGAGGTCTGGGCCGCAGTCGAGGAGCAGCGTTTGACCCTCCCCCCGGACGAGGGCGGCGCTGCGGGTCCGGCGGTTCACGCCTCCCGTCCGGGCCTCCTGACAGACGGGGCAGCCACACCAGAAGCGCGGCACCCCCTTGCTGTCCGCTGTCCCCAGGAAGCGGAGCGAAGGACTCAACGCTCCAGCAGGCGCCGCGCCGCCCCCTCCAGATCGCCGCTGCCCGCGAGGCTGGTCCCCACGAGCACGGCGTCGGCGAGGTCGCGCACTCCAGTTAGGTCCTCCGGAGTACGGTAACCGCTCTCCGCGACGAGGACACCCGTGAAGCCCGCCTCCCGCGCACGGCGAATCAGGCGCGGGCTCACATCAAGGTCGATGTGCAAGGTGGTCAGGTCGCGGTTGTTCACCCCGATGACCTCCGGCCCCGCCGTGAGCGCCACCTCCAGCTCGGCCTCGTCGTGGACCTCCACGAGCGCGTCGAGGCCGAGGTGGTGGGCCGTCCGCAGGTACTCGCCCACCGCCTCGCCGAGCACGCTGACCATCAGCAGGGCGGCGGACGCGCCCCAGTCAGCGGCCTCGCGCAGCATGGCGGGGTGGACGACGAAATCCTTGCGGAGGACCGGAATGTCCACCCCCGCCACGACCGCGTGCAGCGCCTCCGGGTTGCCGTCGAAGTGGCGGGGCTCGGTTAGGACGCTGATGGCCGAGGCACCCCCCGCCTGGTACGCGCGGGCGGCCTGCGCCGGGTCGAGGGGGGCGATGGCGCCTTCCGAGGGGCTGGCCCGCTTGACCTCGGCGATCAGGGCGAGGTCCGGACCCGAGAGGGCGGCGTGGAACCTCCGCTGGCGGGGACGGGGAGGGCCCAGCGTCCCGTCTGCCCCCTTATAGTCCCGCGCCCGCTCGCGCACGATGCGGCCCAGGACGCCCGGCACCCGCTCGACATTCACCGCAAACCCGCCCGTCATGGGCCGGAGTATACGGGCGGGCAGGGAAGAAGCGGGGGGCGCGTGTTAGCCTGGGCGCGATATGAGCCTCGCCCCCGGCAATGGCCCCGTGCAGATCACGCAGGAGCAGCTTCAGGCCCGCATTCAGGAACTCGGGCGGAAGATTCGCGCCGACTACCAGGGCAAGGACCCCCACCTGATCTGCGTCCTCAACGGCGCCTTCCTCTTCCACGCCGACCTCGTGCGCGCCATCGGCCTTCCCTGCACCATCGACTTTCTCCAGGCCAGTTCGTACGGTGACGCCAAGCAGAC
This genomic interval from Deinococcus aestuarii contains the following:
- a CDS encoding MBL fold metallo-hydrolase; translation: MNRRTRSAALVRGEGQTLLLDCGPDLHGQLARLPGPLVPDAVVVSHAHNDHLLGLGDLLDYAVYAGGDLPMNGAPAGQTALAPLPIYAPAEVLPQIEDRFRYAFRREFPVRVLPEDGLRVAGVHVRAFRVPHGANGHSHAFRLDGSGFRAAYVTDAIDIPEETVRTWLSGLDLLILGTSFADESAAIHATRSVYDVREAAALPWARAARRVLLTHLSHDVDVRAVSLPEGWAFARDGLEVGL
- the trpC gene encoding indole-3-glycerol phosphate synthase TrpC, which gives rise to MTGGFAVNVERVPGVLGRIVRERARDYKGADGTLGPPRPRQRRFHAALSGPDLALIAEVKRASPSEGAIAPLDPAQAARAYQAGGASAISVLTEPRHFDGNPEALHAVVAGVDIPVLRKDFVVHPAMLREAADWGASAALLMVSVLGEAVGEYLRTAHHLGLDALVEVHDEAELEVALTAGPEVIGVNNRDLTTLHIDLDVSPRLIRRAREAGFTGVLVAESGYRTPEDLTGVRDLADAVLVGTSLAGSGDLEGAARRLLER